A genomic segment from Montipora foliosa isolate CH-2021 chromosome 9, ASM3666993v2, whole genome shotgun sequence encodes:
- the LOC137970114 gene encoding luc7-like protein 3 isoform X2, whose protein sequence is MKLCDQLKNEREMLQMQSRDLNLMSAQEKQMEVCEVCGAFLIIGDAQTRVDDHLQGKQHMGYAKIKSTIEELKKRKNETSDKDGKEGEKKPEKEPERSRDRDRDRDRDREHRRDRDRGRDRDRERDADRDRDRDRDRRRDRERGKDRDHDRDKDRKRDRDRDRSRDRDRSRDRGRSRDRDRSRDKDRDHDRDHRRDRDRDRDRDRDRERPKDKDKRRDNDDKRHRAKVESDDDKEIGNEKAGKVEVSNLETTKKEESPSEEKDKSRSRSRSRERQDGNGQNIRGSSKTRSRSRSPL, encoded by the exons CAATCACGTGACCTAAACTTGATGTCTGCTCAGGAAAAGCAAATGGAAGTTTGTGAAGTGTGTGGTGCATTTCTAATTATTGGTGATGCACAAACACGAGTAGATGATCATCTACAAGGAAAGCAGCATATGGGCTATGCCAAGATCAAGAGCACCATTGAGGAACTTAAG AAACGGAAAAATGAAACTTCGGACAAAGATGGTAAAGAAGGTGAAAAGAAACCTGAAAAGGAGCCAGAACGCAgtcgtgaccgtgaccgtgaccgtgaccgtgaccgtga acATCGAAGGGACCGAGACAGAGGTCGTGACAGGGACCGTGAGAGGGACGCTGACAGAGATCGGGACAGAGACCGTGACCGTAGGAGAGACCGTGAGCGTGGAAAGGACCGTGATCATGACAGAGACAAGGACCGAAAAAGGGACCGTGACCGTGATAGGAGCCGTGATCGTGACCGAAGCCGTGACCGTGGCCGGAGTCGTGACCGTGACCGGAGCCGTGATAAGGATCGCGATCATGATAGAGATCATCGTCGTGACAGGGACCGCGACAGAGATCGGGACCGAGATAGAGAGAGACCCAAAGACAAAGACAAGCGCCGAGATAATGACGACAAACGACATAGAGCCAAGGTTGAAAGTGACGATGATAAAGAAATTGGTAACGAAAAAGCAGGCAAAGTTGAGGTTTCAAATTTGGAGACGACGAAAAAAGAAGAGTCCCCTTCCGAGGAAAAAGATAAGTCCAGGTCCCGTAGTAG GTCACGTGAAAGACAGGATGGAAACGGGCAGAATATTCGCGGGTCCTCAAAGACACGTTCTCGATCCAGATCCCCTTTGTGA
- the LOC137971707 gene encoding uncharacterized protein, producing MDRPDYDNKMETLLNERSTYEVVSTSPSCRIERELNAMLLSLKRQQMIDEPTYRKLHSIDGTPPAIRGSVKHHKEGNPLRPIVTCIGSTLYNTSKFLTNILSPLQNRNGYSVANSLQFSKELSDIKIDDNEVLVSFDVLSLYTVDKACEYITKKLEQDATPSSRTNLDIDDITKLL from the coding sequence ATGGATAGACCTGACTATGACAACAAGATGGAAACCTTACTCAACGAAAGATCCACCTATGAAGTAGTTTCCACGTCTCCTTCCTGCCGAATTGAACGTGAACTGAACGCTATGCTTCTTTCCTTAAAGAGACAGCAAATGATAGATGAACCAACATACCGCAAACTTCACTCAATTGATGGCACACCACCAGCGATTCGCGGTTCTGTTAAGCACCATAAAGAAGGGAACCCTCTGAGGCCCATCGTCACCTGTATTGGCTCAACACTCTACAACACGTCCAAATTTCTAACGAATATCCTTTCTCCCCTTCAAAATCGTAACGGATACTCTGTTGCCAACTCCTTGCAGTTTTCCAAAGAATTATCTGATATCAAGATTGATGATAACGAAGTTTTGGTCTCTTTTGATGTTTTGTCACTGTACACCGTAGATAAAGCGTGTGAGTACATAACAAAGAAACTTGAACAAGATGCCACTCCTTCCTCAAGGACAAATCTGGACATTGATGACATCACTAAACTTCTTTAA
- the LOC137970114 gene encoding luc7-like protein 3 isoform X1, producing MKLCDQLKNEREMLQMQSRDLNLMSAQEKQMEVCEVCGAFLIIGDAQTRVDDHLQGKQHMGYAKIKSTIEELKKRKNETSDKDGKEGEKKPEKEPERSRDRDRDRDRDRDRDRDRDRDREHRRDRDRGRDRDRERDADRDRDRDRDRRRDRERGKDRDHDRDKDRKRDRDRDRSRDRDRSRDRGRSRDRDRSRDKDRDHDRDHRRDRDRDRDRDRDRERPKDKDKRRDNDDKRHRAKVESDDDKEIGNEKAGKVEVSNLETTKKEESPSEEKDKSRSRSRSRERQDGNGQNIRGSSKTRSRSRSPL from the exons CAATCACGTGACCTAAACTTGATGTCTGCTCAGGAAAAGCAAATGGAAGTTTGTGAAGTGTGTGGTGCATTTCTAATTATTGGTGATGCACAAACACGAGTAGATGATCATCTACAAGGAAAGCAGCATATGGGCTATGCCAAGATCAAGAGCACCATTGAGGAACTTAAG AAACGGAAAAATGAAACTTCGGACAAAGATGGTAAAGAAGGTGAAAAGAAACCTGAAAAGGAGCCAGAACGCAgtcgtgaccgtgaccgtgaccgtgaccgtgaccgtgaccgtgaccgtgaccgtgaccgtgaccgtgaacATCGAAGGGACCGAGACAGAGGTCGTGACAGGGACCGTGAGAGGGACGCTGACAGAGATCGGGACAGAGACCGTGACCGTAGGAGAGACCGTGAGCGTGGAAAGGACCGTGATCATGACAGAGACAAGGACCGAAAAAGGGACCGTGACCGTGATAGGAGCCGTGATCGTGACCGAAGCCGTGACCGTGGCCGGAGTCGTGACCGTGACCGGAGCCGTGATAAGGATCGCGATCATGATAGAGATCATCGTCGTGACAGGGACCGCGACAGAGATCGGGACCGAGATAGAGAGAGACCCAAAGACAAAGACAAGCGCCGAGATAATGACGACAAACGACATAGAGCCAAGGTTGAAAGTGACGATGATAAAGAAATTGGTAACGAAAAAGCAGGCAAAGTTGAGGTTTCAAATTTGGAGACGACGAAAAAAGAAGAGTCCCCTTCCGAGGAAAAAGATAAGTCCAGGTCCCGTAGTAG GTCACGTGAAAGACAGGATGGAAACGGGCAGAATATTCGCGGGTCCTCAAAGACACGTTCTCGATCCAGATCCCCTTTGTGA